The following are from one region of the Stenotrophomonas lactitubi genome:
- a CDS encoding BPSS1780 family membrane protein, with amino-acid sequence MKEIRKLPASAGAQWLLDTFSLYRRAPLQLARIGLTWLLVNWVVTLLGTMLPGTAGLALQMMTLVISPVMFGGMLYAMGEIDQGRPGLATHLLQPIRDRRVSHLLVPLAIQVLAVLLLGALLYLMIGREGFTAFSDTMTKMQELGRSGQQISPETAAELVANLPAQRIALWMLLVFCTAVALTLAMFTQPALVVFDRQSGMHALRLSLQGCIENIGATAVFTVLGLIAAFCVYVLFVIVVQLGMLIGGPLAAAFIAQLVFTTVLMPLYVGAVYAAWKQMFVHRGSRGAPPVPQSPPANDVFHA; translated from the coding sequence ATGAAAGAGATTCGCAAGCTGCCAGCCTCGGCGGGCGCCCAGTGGTTGCTGGATACGTTCTCGCTGTATCGGCGTGCGCCGCTGCAGCTGGCCCGGATCGGCCTGACCTGGCTGCTGGTGAACTGGGTGGTCACCCTGCTGGGGACGATGCTGCCCGGCACCGCCGGCCTTGCCCTGCAGATGATGACGCTGGTGATTTCACCGGTGATGTTCGGCGGCATGCTGTACGCCATGGGTGAGATCGACCAGGGCCGTCCCGGCCTGGCCACCCATCTGCTGCAGCCGATCCGCGACCGCCGTGTCAGCCACCTGCTGGTGCCGCTGGCGATCCAGGTGCTGGCCGTGCTGCTGCTCGGTGCGCTGCTGTACCTGATGATCGGCCGCGAGGGCTTCACCGCCTTCAGCGACACCATGACCAAGATGCAGGAACTCGGCCGCAGCGGGCAGCAGATCAGCCCGGAAACCGCCGCCGAACTGGTCGCCAACCTGCCGGCGCAGCGCATCGCGCTGTGGATGCTGCTGGTGTTCTGTACCGCCGTGGCGCTGACCCTGGCGATGTTCACCCAGCCGGCACTGGTGGTGTTCGACCGCCAGAGCGGCATGCACGCGCTGCGCCTGAGCCTGCAGGGCTGCATCGAGAACATCGGCGCCACCGCCGTGTTCACCGTGCTCGGCCTGATCGCCGCGTTCTGCGTCTATGTGCTGTTCGTGATCGTGGTCCAGCTGGGCATGCTGATCGGCGGCCCGCTGGCAGCGGCATTCATCGCGCAGCTGGTGTTCACCACGGTGCTGATGCCGCTGTATGTCGGCGCGGTCTATGCGGCCTGGAAGCAGATGTTCGTGCATCGCGGCAGCCGAGGCGCACCGCCGGTGCCGCAGTCACCGCCTGCCAACGACGTCTTCCACGCCTGA
- the tatB gene encoding Sec-independent protein translocase protein TatB produces MFDIGFSELLVIAVVALVVLGPERLPKAARFAGLWVRRARNQWDSVKQELERELQAEDIKRQMQDVRQGMQDTENQLRASGEAVRREAEQMQQHSDTLAQQVRAPAPAEQPPHLVEATGPVVASAEGAANAPTTVEPAGDAVADAAAEAPARTERPS; encoded by the coding sequence GTGTTTGATATCGGCTTCAGCGAACTGCTGGTGATCGCGGTTGTCGCCTTGGTGGTGCTCGGACCTGAGCGCCTGCCCAAGGCGGCCCGCTTCGCCGGGCTGTGGGTGCGCCGCGCGCGTAATCAATGGGATTCGGTCAAGCAGGAACTGGAACGCGAACTGCAGGCCGAAGACATCAAGCGGCAGATGCAGGACGTGCGCCAGGGCATGCAGGACACCGAGAACCAGCTGCGTGCCAGCGGCGAAGCCGTACGCCGCGAGGCCGAGCAGATGCAACAGCACAGCGACACGCTGGCGCAGCAGGTGCGTGCACCGGCACCGGCCGAACAGCCCCCCCATCTGGTGGAGGCGACCGGGCCGGTTGTGGCTTCGGCGGAAGGTGCTGCCAATGCGCCCACCACCGTCGAACCCGCAGGCGATGCCGTTGCTGATGCCGCGGCCGAAGCGCCTGCCCGCACGGAGCGCCCGTCATGA
- a CDS encoding GspE/PulE family protein, with protein MEHRLPMGTPGEPGAVPLPPGRLQFEQVAAALLADGVVAAHERERIRFSAQGARNASEVHPLVLLSNLKLAASDGGDLNLERLTEWLAQRTGSRYLRIDPTRVDVASVTAVASHAYARRHRFLPLAVDGERVLVATSEPLAQEWLRDLQHLTRLRIELAVVNPLDLHRYTMEFFGVTRSVRGARGDVRGEANTTLPSFEQLVELGRTGDVNADDQHIVHIVDWLLQYAYEQRASDIHLEPRRDMGRMRFRIDGVLHKVFEVPPAVMTAVVSRIKVLGRMDLAERRRPQDGRIKTRSPGGREVEMRLSTMPTAFGEKCVMRIFDPEAAFKSIDQLGFSPQEAAGWTALVERPHGIVLVTGPTGSGKTTTLYSTLKRLATPDVNVCTVEDPIEMIAPEFNQMQVQTNIDLDFASGVRTLLRQDPDIIMIGEIRDLETAQMAVQASLTGHLVLSTLHTNDAPSAITRLLDLGVPHYLLSSTVNGILAQRLVRTLCPHCKQPHTLGRADWAVLADSEAAYPDAATPCRPVGCLECRRTGFLGRIGLYELLPLGSRLRGLIRADMDLAGFNRAARAEGVRTLRQAGLEKVAQGLTTIEEVLSVLPPPDESSALPDP; from the coding sequence ATGGAACATCGGCTGCCCATGGGCACGCCCGGCGAGCCTGGTGCGGTGCCGTTGCCGCCCGGTCGCCTGCAGTTCGAACAGGTTGCGGCGGCCCTGCTGGCCGATGGCGTGGTGGCTGCGCACGAGCGCGAGCGCATCCGTTTTTCCGCGCAGGGCGCCCGCAATGCCAGTGAAGTACATCCGCTGGTGCTGCTGTCCAACCTCAAGCTGGCCGCAAGCGACGGCGGCGACCTCAATCTGGAACGCCTCACCGAGTGGCTGGCCCAGCGCACCGGCAGCCGCTACCTGCGCATCGATCCAACCCGCGTCGACGTCGCTTCGGTCACCGCCGTGGCCTCGCACGCCTATGCCCGCCGCCATCGCTTCCTGCCTCTGGCGGTGGATGGCGAACGCGTGCTGGTGGCCACCAGCGAGCCGCTGGCACAGGAATGGCTGCGCGACCTGCAGCACCTGACCCGGCTGCGCATCGAGCTGGCGGTGGTCAATCCGCTCGACCTGCACCGTTACACCATGGAATTCTTCGGCGTCACCCGCTCGGTGCGCGGTGCCCGTGGCGACGTGCGTGGTGAGGCCAACACCACCCTGCCCAGCTTCGAGCAGCTGGTCGAACTGGGCCGTACCGGCGACGTCAATGCCGACGACCAGCACATCGTGCACATCGTCGACTGGCTGCTGCAGTACGCCTACGAACAGCGCGCGTCGGACATCCACCTGGAGCCCCGCCGCGACATGGGCCGTATGCGCTTCCGCATCGACGGCGTGCTGCACAAGGTGTTCGAAGTGCCGCCGGCTGTGATGACCGCCGTGGTCAGCCGCATCAAGGTGCTGGGACGCATGGACCTGGCCGAGCGCCGACGCCCGCAGGATGGCCGCATCAAGACCCGCTCGCCCGGCGGCCGGGAAGTGGAAATGCGCCTGTCGACCATGCCGACCGCCTTCGGCGAGAAGTGCGTGATGCGCATCTTCGACCCGGAAGCGGCCTTCAAGAGCATCGACCAGCTCGGCTTCAGCCCGCAGGAAGCGGCCGGCTGGACCGCCCTGGTCGAGCGCCCGCACGGCATCGTGCTGGTCACCGGTCCGACCGGTTCGGGCAAGACCACCACCCTGTATTCCACCCTGAAGCGGCTGGCCACGCCCGACGTCAACGTGTGCACGGTGGAAGACCCGATCGAGATGATCGCGCCGGAATTCAACCAGATGCAGGTGCAGACCAACATCGATCTGGACTTCGCCAGCGGTGTGCGCACCCTGCTGCGGCAGGACCCGGACATCATCATGATCGGCGAGATCCGCGACCTGGAAACCGCGCAGATGGCGGTGCAGGCCTCGCTGACCGGCCACCTGGTGCTGTCCACCCTGCACACCAACGATGCGCCCTCGGCCATCACCCGCCTGCTCGACCTGGGCGTACCGCATTACCTGCTGTCATCCACCGTCAACGGCATCCTCGCCCAGCGCCTGGTGCGCACGCTGTGCCCGCACTGCAAGCAGCCGCACACCCTCGGCAGGGCCGATTGGGCGGTACTGGCTGATAGCGAAGCTGCATATCCAGATGCCGCCACGCCCTGTCGGCCGGTCGGTTGCCTGGAGTGCCGGCGCACCGGATTCCTCGGCCGCATCGGCCTGTATGAGTTGCTGCCATTGGGCTCGCGCCTGCGCGGGCTGATCCGTGCGGACATGGATCTGGCCGGTTTCAACCGTGCCGCGCGTGCTGAAGGAGTGCGAACCCTGCGCCAGGCCGGGCTTGAAAAGGTGGCACAGGGGCTGACTACAATCGAGGAAGTCCTGTCAGTACTGCCTCCCCCGGATGAATCCAGCGCCCTTCCTGATCCTTGA
- the hemH gene encoding ferrochelatase: protein MLDAPDTAVLAVNLGTPETPTAPAVRRYLAEFLSDPRVVAIPALLWQPLLRGLILPLRSGRSAAKYAQVWLPEGSPLMVHTRQLAQAMQTLLPTLRVRHAMRYGEPALTTELDRLASEGVRRIVVLPLYPQYSTTTTASVEDRVDAWQRRNPQVTVSLVQDYSIDPDWVAAVAGSIQRYWQQQGRGQKLMFSFHGIPQRLADAGDPYPQRCEASARAIAAALGLGADDWQMGYQSRFGRERWLQPYAEPSLWELAEAGVKQIDVVCPGFATDCLETLEEVAMGFTETLAERGAQMRYIPCLNAEPEHARALARLAVASLA from the coding sequence ATGCTCGATGCACCCGATACCGCCGTATTGGCGGTCAACCTAGGCACGCCCGAGACGCCGACGGCTCCCGCTGTTCGTCGTTACCTGGCCGAATTCCTGTCCGACCCGCGCGTGGTCGCGATACCGGCACTGCTGTGGCAGCCTCTGCTGCGCGGCCTGATCCTGCCGCTGCGCAGTGGCCGCTCGGCCGCCAAGTACGCCCAGGTGTGGCTGCCGGAAGGCTCGCCGCTGATGGTCCACACCCGCCAGTTGGCGCAGGCGATGCAGACCCTGCTGCCGACGCTGCGCGTGCGCCACGCGATGCGCTACGGCGAACCGGCGCTGACCACCGAGCTGGATCGGCTGGCCAGCGAGGGCGTGCGCCGCATCGTGGTCTTGCCGCTGTATCCGCAGTATTCGACCACCACCACCGCCTCGGTCGAAGACCGCGTGGATGCGTGGCAGCGCAGGAACCCGCAGGTCACGGTCAGCCTGGTGCAGGATTATTCGATTGATCCGGACTGGGTTGCCGCCGTCGCCGGCTCGATCCAGCGCTATTGGCAGCAGCAGGGTCGCGGCCAGAAGCTGATGTTCTCCTTCCATGGCATTCCGCAGCGCCTTGCCGATGCCGGCGATCCCTATCCGCAGCGCTGCGAGGCCAGTGCACGTGCGATCGCCGCGGCGCTCGGCCTGGGCGCGGACGACTGGCAGATGGGTTACCAGTCGCGCTTCGGCCGCGAACGCTGGCTGCAGCCCTACGCCGAACCCAGCCTGTGGGAGCTGGCAGAGGCAGGGGTGAAACAGATCGACGTCGTCTGCCCCGGCTTTGCCACCGACTGCCTGGAAACGCTGGAAGAAGTCGCGATGGGCTTCACCGAGACGCTGGCCGAACGCGGCGCACAGATGCGCTACATCCCCTGCCTCAACGCTGAACCGGAACACGCCCGTGCACTGGCACGGCTGGCCGTGGCCTCGCTGGCATGA
- the tatC gene encoding twin-arginine translocase subunit TatC, translating to MSEHDFGESSLVEHLVELRARLVRALLGLGVVLLGLLPFTQKLYNALAEPLISQLPNGQTMIATNPAGAFFAPLKLTFFVALFVAVPWLLYQLWAFVAPGLYAREKRLAMPLLVSSVLLFYTGCAFAYFLVLPAVFHFLTTFSPEVIAITPDANAYLDFVLAIFFAFGGSFELPVAMVILVLLGWITPQQFKEGRGYAIVGIFVLAAILTPPDVVSQLMLAIPMCLLYELGIHAARWLVPSSVVKKPAA from the coding sequence ATGAGCGAACACGACTTCGGCGAAAGCTCGCTGGTGGAACACCTGGTTGAACTGCGCGCGCGCCTGGTGCGTGCGCTGCTGGGGCTGGGCGTGGTTCTGCTGGGCCTGCTGCCGTTCACCCAGAAGCTCTACAACGCATTGGCCGAGCCGCTGATCTCGCAGTTGCCCAACGGGCAGACGATGATCGCCACCAACCCGGCCGGCGCCTTCTTCGCGCCGTTGAAGCTGACGTTCTTCGTGGCCTTGTTCGTGGCCGTGCCGTGGCTGCTGTACCAGCTGTGGGCCTTCGTCGCGCCGGGCCTGTATGCACGCGAGAAGCGCCTGGCGATGCCGCTGCTGGTCTCGTCGGTGCTGCTGTTCTATACCGGCTGCGCCTTCGCCTATTTCCTGGTGCTGCCGGCGGTCTTCCACTTCCTCACTACCTTCAGCCCGGAAGTGATCGCGATTACGCCGGATGCGAACGCCTACCTGGATTTCGTGCTGGCGATCTTCTTCGCCTTCGGCGGCAGTTTCGAATTGCCGGTGGCGATGGTGATCCTGGTGCTGCTGGGCTGGATCACGCCGCAGCAGTTCAAGGAAGGGCGCGGCTACGCGATCGTCGGCATCTTCGTGCTCGCTGCGATCCTGACTCCGCCGGATGTGGTGTCGCAGCTGATGCTGGCGATCCCGATGTGCCTGCTGTACGAGCTGGGCATCCACGCCGCGCGCTGGCTGGTACCGTCTTCGGTGGTCAAGAAGCCTGCTGCCTGA
- a CDS encoding lipid-binding SYLF domain-containing protein — translation MRRPIQALLIAASLLSSQAMAGPQEDQRARNAVRVLAEIQGIPEQGIPDKLLDEGRAVIVIPDTIKAGLVIGGRRGHGLMSVRMPNGAWSNPVFIKLTGGSIGFQAGVQSSDVVLVFRNDRSLDNLVNGKFTLGADAGVAAGPVGRNAAAATDGQLKAEIWSWSRARGLFAGVALDGAILQIDDAANLDAYGSNTTPRMIFEGRAAGSPSMDVVAFRDRLEEATYAARNNRNGGNDAPRPAAAAAPAPAPVQAAPAAPVEATTAPLQAVPQTPPPAQQGFQPVNDGEIRTETLGNN, via the coding sequence ATGCGTCGCCCGATCCAAGCCCTGCTGATCGCCGCCAGCCTGCTGTCCAGCCAGGCCATGGCCGGACCGCAGGAAGACCAGCGCGCCCGCAACGCGGTGCGTGTACTGGCTGAAATCCAGGGAATCCCTGAACAGGGCATTCCGGACAAATTGCTCGACGAAGGCCGCGCGGTCATCGTCATTCCCGACACGATCAAGGCCGGTCTGGTGATCGGCGGACGCCGTGGCCACGGCCTGATGTCGGTGCGCATGCCCAACGGTGCGTGGTCCAACCCGGTATTCATCAAGCTCACCGGCGGCAGCATCGGCTTCCAGGCTGGCGTGCAGTCCTCCGACGTGGTGCTGGTGTTCCGCAACGACCGCAGCCTGGACAACCTCGTCAACGGCAAGTTCACCCTCGGCGCCGATGCCGGTGTGGCCGCCGGTCCGGTGGGCCGCAATGCCGCCGCCGCCACCGATGGCCAGTTGAAGGCTGAGATCTGGTCGTGGTCGCGCGCCCGTGGCCTGTTCGCAGGCGTTGCCCTGGATGGTGCGATCCTGCAGATCGACGATGCCGCCAATCTCGATGCCTACGGCAGCAACACGACGCCGCGGATGATCTTCGAGGGACGCGCGGCTGGCTCGCCGTCAATGGATGTGGTCGCTTTCCGTGATCGCCTGGAAGAGGCGACCTACGCGGCGCGCAACAACCGCAACGGTGGCAATGACGCACCGCGTCCGGCCGCCGCTGCAGCGCCCGCCCCGGCGCCTGTTCAGGCAGCACCTGCGGCACCGGTTGAAGCGACCACGGCGCCGCTGCAGGCCGTGCCGCAGACCCCGCCGCCGGCCCAGCAGGGTTTCCAGCCGGTCAATGACGGTGAAATCCGCACTGAAACGCTGGGCAACAACTGA
- a CDS encoding glutamine amidotransferase: MNPAPFLILETGRPVPSLRRYGRFPHWIRVAAGLEEHETVVVDVEHGADLPDPRDFAGVLVTGSAAFVTDHAEWSERSAAWLRQTAHDDVPVFGICYGHQLLAHALGGEVAYNPAGRESGTIELALDPQAAQDPLFQGLPSHFAAHATHLQTVLRVPEGAAVLARSPLDGCHAFRWGRQAWGVQFHPEFATHHMRGYVRARADCIGRHGGCARSIERAVSAAPLARQLLRRFVRQARLSSAQPVAKQG; encoded by the coding sequence ATGAATCCAGCGCCCTTCCTGATCCTTGAAACCGGCCGCCCCGTGCCGTCACTGCGCCGCTACGGGCGCTTTCCGCACTGGATCCGGGTGGCCGCCGGCCTGGAAGAACACGAGACCGTCGTGGTCGACGTCGAGCATGGCGCCGACCTGCCCGATCCGCGCGACTTCGCCGGCGTGCTGGTGACCGGCTCGGCCGCCTTCGTCACCGACCATGCCGAATGGAGCGAACGCAGTGCCGCCTGGCTGCGGCAGACCGCGCACGACGACGTGCCGGTGTTCGGCATCTGCTACGGCCACCAGCTGCTGGCCCACGCGCTGGGCGGCGAAGTGGCCTACAACCCCGCCGGGCGCGAATCGGGAACGATTGAACTGGCACTCGACCCGCAGGCCGCGCAGGACCCCTTGTTCCAGGGCCTGCCGAGCCACTTCGCGGCCCATGCCACCCATCTGCAGACCGTGCTGCGCGTACCCGAAGGCGCCGCCGTGCTGGCACGCTCGCCGCTGGATGGCTGCCACGCCTTCCGCTGGGGCCGCCAGGCCTGGGGCGTGCAGTTCCATCCGGAATTTGCCACCCACCACATGCGTGGCTACGTGCGCGCACGCGCCGACTGCATCGGCCGACACGGTGGTTGTGCGCGCAGCATCGAGCGCGCGGTCAGCGCCGCCCCGCTGGCCCGCCAGCTGTTGCGGCGCTTTGTCCGCCAGGCCCGGCTGTCTTCAGCCCAGCCGGTGGCAAAACAGGGATAA
- the tatA gene encoding Sec-independent protein translocase subunit TatA, producing the protein MGSFSIWHWLVVLAIVLLVFGTKRLTSGAKDLGSAVKEFKKGMHDEDKPNAQLGDESRSQDASRTAQDEHDRNAR; encoded by the coding sequence ATGGGCAGTTTCAGCATCTGGCATTGGTTGGTCGTACTCGCCATCGTCCTGCTGGTGTTCGGCACCAAGCGCCTGACCAGTGGTGCCAAGGATCTCGGCTCGGCGGTCAAGGAATTCAAGAAGGGCATGCACGACGAAGACAAGCCGAACGCACAGTTGGGCGATGAGTCGCGCAGCCAGGACGCCTCGCGCACCGCGCAGGACGAGCACGACCGCAACGCGCGTTGA